One Bacillota bacterium genomic window, ATTGAATCCTCCGCAGGAAATGTTCTGGTCAGTGGGGATCTTTCCGTAGCGGACCAGCGTACGATTCCAGGGATGACCTATCCTCGGTTTGAGCCGGAGGTGCTCCTTTTGGAGTCCACCTACGGTAACCGGATGCATGCCAATCGGACCACTGAAGAAAGGCGCCTGGGTCGCGCCGTAGCCGAGGTGATTTCCGCGGGGGGTAAAGTCCTCATTCCGGCCTTTGCCCTGGGACGGGCCCAAGAGGTCATCCTGATCCTCCGGGCCATGCAATTGGCAGGCGAGCTTCCCCCGTGTCCAATTTGGGTGGATGGGATGGTCCGCAGTGTCTGTGAGGTCTACACCGAGTTTCCCCAGTACCTGACTCCGAAGTTGAGGCGGGCCATTGACTCCGGTGCCCATCCCTTCTATCCCCGGGGTGGGTCGGTACAACCGGTGAGGAACAGTAAAGAGCGGGAACAGATCCTCCACGGTCCGCCCTGTTGTATTGTGGCCAGTTCCGGCATGCTCAGTGGGGGCCCCAGCCAGTATTATGCGGAGCAGTTGGCGGGCAGTATGGAAAACGCTATTTTTCTCACCGGGTACCAAGATGAGGAAAGTCCCGGAAGGCGTCTTTTGGAGGTGGCGGCTGGTCGGGAAAGTACCCTGCGTTTGGGCGACAAAGAAGTGGCGGTGCGGTGCCGAATCCAGCAGTTTGGGCTTTCCGCCCACGCAGATGCCGGAGAGTTGGCCAGTCTCGTCCATCAGCTCAATCCCCCCCATACCATCCTGGTCCATGGGGATGAGCCGGCGCGTAGAGAACTGGGGCAACGGTTGCAGGATACCGCAGTGTATCTGGTGGAAAACGGAGACGAACTGCAGTTTCGTATACGGAAATCCCGGGGAGGACGCAACCGAGGCTGGGGCGAGGGTGCACCCTTAGATCTGGAACAACTTTGGTTGAGGATCGTAGAGGAGCGAACTTTGGCTAAACGGCTGTTTTCCCAGTCGGAGCTGGGCCGCCTTTGGTATGGAGATGAGATGACCGAGGGACAGTTGGCGGAGTTAGAGGTCGCCCTTGGGGAGGATCAACTCTATTTCGTTTCAGATCGCGCTCGACCCTATCTTTACTTTGCCCGGACCAAGGCCCAGGTGGCTAATCAGTTGCGGCGGAGACAACTGATGGCAAACGCACCGGAACTGAAGGGTCACTTGCTTTTGATTCGGGATCGGGAGGGCACTGTGGAGTGTGGCATCTGTTACGAGACTTCATCGGTGGGCTTTTGGGCCTGGCAGGTGGGGGAACAGGGCCAGGAGTTTCCCGCAGAAGCCCTGGTGGCCATCGTGGCACCGTGGGACATTGTAGACCCGAGCGGGAGTGAAGAGAAAAAGCGACTGGCCGAGGTACTACAAAGCAGTGTAGCCACTTACCGACGGTTTACCCCCCGCAAGCTATGGACTTTGCTCTTCGAAGCCTTTGGGGAGGAAGAGTTCACCCTGGAAGAGGCCCTGGAAGCCTGCGGACTAGTCCCTGACCTGGCGGAGCGAGTTGCCGTGACGAAAAGACTGGTAACTAGTGCCGATTTCGTATATTATAAACAAGTAGTACTTGGTGAAAACCGGTATCGGGTCAAGGCACCGGAGCTAGTGCCCCCGGTGGATGTGGAGGATGCAGGGCCCTTGGATCCCAATGCGGCCATGTCCTTGGTGGACGAGCTTTTTCCCAAGGAAACGGGCCTGTATAAGCGGGGGGCCCATGTGGAATCCAGGGTCTTACAGTTATATTTTCACTTTCCCGATGTGGCCCGCCAGCGTTTCGCCGCGCGGTTAGCGGAATTGGAAGAGCTTACGGGTTGGCGGGTGGAAGTCAACGCCCATGCTCACCAAGGGGCTTTAGTCCAGGTGTTGCACAGCCTGTTACCGGAAGACTGCAAGCTCCTGAAGGGGCCATCCATCTACATCGATGAACGGAAGGTTGTGCTGGAACTGGCCGGTGGGGTGGAAGAGCAGCGGTTGAGGGAGAAATTTAAGGCCCAGACCGGCTTTGAACTGGTGCTAATGGAAAGGACTAGCCAGCCTCCGGCAAAACCCCAGGTTCCTTCCGGAAAGCGGTGGGAGATTAATCAGGCGTTCCGGTTCATCAAAGAGCATTTTGCTTGGCTTGGGGTGGAGATTTACAAACATAGCAAGCGAAACAGTCCCGATGGTACCGAGTTTATTCAATTGTCCTTCATTT contains:
- a CDS encoding MBL fold metallo-hydrolase encodes the protein MRIAILGGGDEVGASCLHIDLGECKVLVDGGVRLGGAAEYGAPQDSLPDLARISELGGVDAIFLTHAHLDHSGALPLVHQAYPQAPIYCTTPTARLIAVLLADALRIMEQKAERELEVPLYDVGLVNSMFTKVVPVELAASVPLPNGAGQVHFFPAGHILGASLIGIESSAGNVLVSGDLSVADQRTIPGMTYPRFEPEVLLLESTYGNRMHANRTTEERRLGRAVAEVISAGGKVLIPAFALGRAQEVILILRAMQLAGELPPCPIWVDGMVRSVCEVYTEFPQYLTPKLRRAIDSGAHPFYPRGGSVQPVRNSKEREQILHGPPCCIVASSGMLSGGPSQYYAEQLAGSMENAIFLTGYQDEESPGRRLLEVAAGRESTLRLGDKEVAVRCRIQQFGLSAHADAGELASLVHQLNPPHTILVHGDEPARRELGQRLQDTAVYLVENGDELQFRIRKSRGGRNRGWGEGAPLDLEQLWLRIVEERTLAKRLFSQSELGRLWYGDEMTEGQLAELEVALGEDQLYFVSDRARPYLYFARTKAQVANQLRRRQLMANAPELKGHLLLIRDREGTVECGICYETSSVGFWAWQVGEQGQEFPAEALVAIVAPWDIVDPSGSEEKKRLAEVLQSSVATYRRFTPRKLWTLLFEAFGEEEFTLEEALEACGLVPDLAERVAVTKRLVTSADFVYYKQVVLGENRYRVKAPELVPPVDVEDAGPLDPNAAMSLVDELFPKETGLYKRGAHVESRVLQLYFHFPDVARQRFAARLAELEELTGWRVEVNAHAHQGALVQVLHSLLPEDCKLLKGPSIYIDERKVVLELAGGVEEQRLREKFKAQTGFELVLMERTSQPPAKPQVPSGKRWEINQAFRFIKEHFAWLGVEIYKHSKRNSPDGTEFIQLSFISPEVGERYREEIEELSKELGWPIEIAPEPNQHAIKMAAMTLIPPEWGLQKEPSFYKTQRRVEVKLSSPPDDGQWEEAVARFREQTAYNLEYTT